A window of the Pseudomonas gozinkensis genome harbors these coding sequences:
- a CDS encoding pilin assembly protein: MKIRELAQHWEETAKGRLTDTGYTIHLDVEAAARLAAIAEMYPKRHAEELLGELIGAALEEFEASLPYVKGSTVVATDEEGDPLYEDVGPTPRFLALSRRHLQDLSAAAGKQKH; the protein is encoded by the coding sequence ATGAAAATCCGTGAACTCGCCCAGCATTGGGAAGAAACCGCCAAGGGTCGCCTGACCGATACCGGCTACACGATTCATCTGGATGTGGAAGCTGCCGCACGGCTGGCGGCAATTGCCGAGATGTACCCCAAACGCCATGCCGAGGAACTGCTCGGCGAGCTGATCGGCGCCGCCCTCGAAGAGTTCGAAGCGAGCCTGCCGTATGTGAAAGGTTCGACGGTGGTGGCCACTGATGAGGAAGGCGATCCGCTGTATGAAGACGTCGGTCCGACACCGCGTTTTCTCGCGCTATCAAGAAGGCACTTGCAAGACCTCTCCGCTGCTGCCGGCAAGCAGAAACACTGA